Proteins encoded by one window of Clostridia bacterium:
- a CDS encoding leucine-rich repeat protein, producing the protein MKRKLIAIILTLTLLMSLATLSGVISAKAIDTSELQEQVMSAKALIYKGYGEQSRKYLADRVQRAEAVVYNDYATEDDVAAASEALRFAVDSLAQMYAYEQIALDGIDVWDEAALSMMTACSGVPVIDAVNKPAEAAFSISVPGSDGSAFFSNETPDINAMHTASPFGKDMTKADGLKLWVSVDAPATLTIVLGYLSYDGVSFSTAEDVYVAETGYIHVPFDCFKGDSIIKDGSLNMLSIRAVGVDSFRFADLNAYNEIIEGSTRTAYSETKVVSRNQINNNAYYKIIEPTSGKAITLGPEVAETAIRWDNTLAIEDSNLKYSLQENREGDRTQMWQLSPSPSGNGTFRFINKSSTNTLTISGSGGSIEAKEPNLNNTLQEWSISISGGKATIQVRNVGKLTTAGDTVKATTGSAYKKFELYETVETEYVQSWSDEFDGDELDRNKWSVDDGFWFGGTVSTMHTDDDEQLKVSDGMLNMTVTPDRYGAFEMQGTYMSTSGRFALSYGKVEIRAKLAYGNGQFPAFWMMPTDMMNMGGGEIDIMEIVVTDDIRENGTQIGTIHWTTDDGYTHWSKVHYMGIYGYGEKYLSDEFHTYGVEMDRDQIRFYFDGMQYNSLVINSEGKEFAFGDIARYIIINNSTKGDGASIVREAWGLEDKYETQIDYVRCYLEAGEMSDNTVDFTTDDSVNYSSGIEAVATNDAWDINMPMDINCYGNEGAAADHFSNLYIFDPYTGETLKYINLASAMSKYTRSFRVLYSPDATKLAVANTQGCIQIYDTSNYDNTPVRIYNGAVIQENVLFTPDSKYLIVGGYNGGSQAYQNPQTGGKTEKWHFRVFDASSGAKLQDIDVGSDPRFIALSDDGSKVAVTTTSNGTFIYNVSDWSEYGHITEGHDGAIRGADFSSDGSLLVTSDDKGVINVWNVSDLSLNKKLNNVNSGSVRRVVFSPDDKNVLATATYGAARLFEVESGELISLLGGFGNVIREATYSTEGKYIAVASYDGGAKLFAADGTYLETLKAGETDENGEGFILSRIKFSPYKDDYVMFTTRTDPYAVQKWDLPKQYDKTQLKLAMSNCADKTTPEYAYAAKIAGLKYATPQMIYKAYTGIGGTAKTDEFISVSPDRYTTPPSVTVNKNAFVYVTAGASPEYADLALKITNTDDGTSELIPADDAGFFMDYNENDEIEAYCRYDFKVKMAEAGVFEFELVGLDSNKAFPKASAAVNGDATAAEGFLYSIKDGEVTITKCISGRRNVVVPSEIEGYPVTKIGSYAFDGYGTNVMHMAVTLPDTLKVIGSYAFYNCWSLREIKFPAGLEKIEQYAFSRCRLLSVVDIPAGTTVSSNAFNNAGVGTIKLNSGSGIASGALSGMSRVREIIVADGIQSLSLNISSQYLLEAVYIPESVTSISGGIYSFVDNNVSDLHTKYLAKIYGVEGSYAQTYAESYPTKFIFVPIGAPIVHGVEDGATYDLYEAPVSATWENGHIGYLNGEACYRHADVTEPGEYTLEVINGYDEYKTTVTFTVVDTTPPPYTIGDVDDDGEVTVTDALTALRIALGIVEPEGYQAEAADVDKDGEVTVSDVLRILRVAAKIDAPFEQ; encoded by the coding sequence ATGAAAAGAAAGCTTATAGCGATTATCCTTACTCTAACCCTTCTTATGTCACTTGCGACTCTTTCGGGCGTCATTTCAGCTAAAGCTATTGACACTTCGGAGCTTCAGGAGCAGGTGATGAGCGCAAAAGCGCTTATCTACAAGGGCTACGGCGAGCAGTCGCGCAAATATCTTGCCGACCGTGTGCAGCGTGCGGAAGCAGTCGTATATAACGATTATGCGACTGAAGACGACGTTGCCGCCGCGAGTGAAGCGCTTCGCTTTGCGGTCGATTCGCTTGCGCAGATGTATGCCTATGAGCAGATTGCGCTCGACGGGATCGATGTCTGGGACGAAGCAGCGCTTTCTATGATGACGGCTTGCAGCGGCGTCCCGGTCATTGACGCTGTAAATAAACCTGCAGAAGCCGCTTTCTCGATATCTGTTCCCGGAAGTGACGGCAGCGCCTTCTTCTCGAATGAAACGCCCGATATTAACGCCATGCACACGGCTTCGCCATTCGGGAAGGATATGACTAAGGCGGACGGATTGAAGCTTTGGGTTTCTGTCGATGCGCCCGCGACACTGACTATTGTGCTCGGATACCTTTCCTACGACGGCGTCAGTTTTTCAACGGCAGAAGATGTTTACGTTGCGGAAACCGGATATATCCACGTTCCTTTTGACTGCTTCAAAGGCGATAGCATTATCAAGGACGGCAGTTTGAATATGCTGTCTATCCGTGCAGTAGGCGTTGACTCTTTCAGATTTGCGGATCTCAACGCCTACAATGAGATCATCGAAGGCAGCACCCGCACGGCTTATTCCGAAACGAAGGTCGTTTCACGCAATCAGATCAACAACAACGCTTATTATAAAATAATCGAGCCCACGAGCGGCAAGGCCATTACGCTCGGACCGGAGGTCGCTGAAACTGCGATAAGATGGGATAATACTCTTGCCATTGAAGACAGTAATCTCAAGTATTCCCTTCAGGAAAACAGGGAAGGCGACCGCACTCAGATGTGGCAGCTTTCGCCGTCTCCGTCCGGCAACGGAACCTTCAGGTTTATCAATAAGTCGAGTACGAACACGCTCACCATCTCCGGATCCGGAGGCAGCATTGAAGCGAAAGAGCCGAATCTCAACAATACCCTTCAAGAGTGGTCAATAAGCATTTCCGGCGGCAAAGCTACTATACAAGTGCGTAACGTCGGCAAGCTTACCACCGCCGGGGACACCGTAAAGGCAACAACAGGGTCCGCGTACAAAAAGTTTGAGCTTTATGAGACGGTGGAAACCGAATACGTTCAGAGCTGGAGCGACGAATTCGACGGCGATGAGCTCGACCGCAATAAGTGGTCCGTTGATGACGGCTTCTGGTTCGGCGGAACAGTTTCAACTATGCACACCGATGACGACGAGCAGCTCAAGGTTTCGGACGGTATGCTGAATATGACCGTCACACCTGACAGATACGGCGCTTTTGAAATGCAGGGCACTTATATGAGCACCAGCGGCAGGTTCGCTTTGAGTTACGGCAAGGTCGAGATACGCGCAAAGCTTGCTTACGGCAACGGTCAGTTCCCAGCGTTCTGGATGATGCCGACCGATATGATGAATATGGGCGGCGGCGAGATCGATATTATGGAGATCGTCGTCACGGATGATATCAGGGAAAACGGCACGCAGATCGGCACGATACACTGGACTACCGACGACGGATATACTCACTGGTCAAAAGTCCATTATATGGGTATCTACGGTTACGGAGAAAAGTATCTCAGCGATGAATTCCACACCTATGGCGTGGAGATGGATCGCGATCAGATAAGATTCTACTTTGACGGGATGCAGTACAATTCGCTCGTGATAAACAGCGAAGGCAAGGAATTCGCCTTCGGAGATATCGCAAGATATATCATCATAAATAACTCCACCAAAGGCGACGGCGCAAGCATCGTCAGAGAAGCGTGGGGTCTCGAGGATAAATACGAAACCCAGATAGACTACGTCAGATGCTATCTTGAAGCCGGTGAAATGAGCGATAATACCGTCGACTTCACGACTGACGACAGCGTCAACTATTCATCCGGCATAGAGGCCGTTGCCACCAACGACGCGTGGGATATCAATATGCCGATGGATATCAACTGCTACGGCAACGAAGGCGCCGCGGCGGATCATTTCTCAAATCTCTACATATTCGATCCGTATACCGGAGAAACACTCAAATACATCAACCTTGCTTCTGCGATGTCTAAGTACACCAGATCCTTCCGCGTTCTGTATTCGCCGGATGCCACGAAACTCGCTGTCGCAAATACGCAGGGATGCATACAGATTTATGATACTTCCAATTACGATAACACGCCGGTCAGAATCTATAACGGCGCCGTTATTCAAGAGAACGTTCTGTTTACGCCGGACAGTAAATACCTGATAGTCGGCGGTTACAACGGCGGCTCGCAGGCGTATCAGAATCCGCAGACCGGCGGCAAAACTGAAAAGTGGCATTTCCGCGTCTTTGACGCCTCGAGCGGCGCGAAGCTTCAGGATATAGACGTCGGCAGCGATCCGCGCTTCATAGCGCTCTCCGACGACGGTTCTAAAGTAGCGGTAACTACAACAAGCAACGGCACGTTCATCTATAACGTTTCCGACTGGAGCGAATACGGCCATATAACCGAAGGCCACGACGGAGCGATCCGCGGCGCCGACTTTTCTTCGGACGGCAGCCTGCTCGTGACTTCCGACGACAAGGGCGTCATAAACGTCTGGAACGTTTCCGATCTTTCGCTCAACAAGAAGCTCAACAACGTCAACTCCGGCTCGGTAAGGCGCGTAGTCTTCTCGCCGGACGATAAGAACGTCCTCGCGACCGCGACCTACGGCGCCGCGCGTCTGTTTGAGGTCGAGAGCGGAGAGCTTATCTCGCTGCTCGGCGGCTTCGGCAATGTCATCCGCGAGGCGACCTATTCGACGGAAGGCAAATATATCGCCGTCGCTTCCTATGACGGCGGCGCGAAGCTTTTCGCCGCAGACGGCACATATCTCGAAACGCTGAAAGCGGGAGAGACCGACGAGAACGGCGAGGGTTTCATTCTTTCCCGCATCAAGTTTTCGCCGTATAAGGACGATTACGTTATGTTCACCACTCGTACCGATCCGTACGCGGTGCAGAAGTGGGATCTTCCTAAGCAGTACGACAAAACGCAGCTTAAGCTTGCCATGAGCAACTGCGCGGACAAGACCACGCCCGAATACGCTTACGCCGCGAAGATTGCCGGCTTGAAGTATGCTACTCCGCAGATGATCTACAAGGCGTATACCGGCATCGGCGGAACGGCGAAGACCGACGAATTCATCAGCGTTTCTCCCGACAGATACACGACGCCGCCGAGCGTTACCGTCAATAAAAACGCGTTCGTCTACGTTACTGCAGGAGCGTCTCCGGAATACGCGGATCTCGCGCTTAAGATTACGAATACCGATGACGGCACAAGCGAGCTTATTCCCGCGGACGACGCCGGATTCTTTATGGATTATAATGAAAACGACGAAATTGAGGCGTATTGCCGTTACGATTTCAAGGTCAAGATGGCGGAAGCAGGCGTATTCGAGTTCGAACTTGTCGGCCTTGATTCCAACAAGGCGTTCCCGAAGGCAAGCGCTGCCGTCAACGGTGACGCTACCGCCGCGGAAGGATTCCTCTATTCTATAAAGGACGGAGAGGTCACGATAACGAAGTGCATCTCCGGAAGGCGCAACGTCGTTGTTCCGAGTGAGATAGAGGGGTACCCGGTCACCAAGATCGGTTCTTATGCTTTCGACGGCTACGGAACCAACGTTATGCATATGGCCGTTACGCTTCCCGACACGCTTAAGGTTATCGGCAGTTACGCATTCTATAACTGCTGGTCTCTGCGCGAGATAAAGTTCCCCGCAGGACTTGAAAAGATAGAACAGTACGCTTTCAGCAGATGCAGACTGCTCAGCGTCGTTGATATTCCCGCCGGCACGACCGTCAGTTCCAACGCTTTTAACAACGCCGGCGTCGGAACTATAAAGCTCAACTCCGGATCGGGTATCGCAAGCGGCGCTCTTTCCGGTATGTCGCGCGTAAGAGAAATAATCGTTGCTGACGGAATACAAAGTCTCTCGCTCAATATTTCTTCTCAGTATCTTCTCGAAGCTGTTTATATTCCCGAGAGCGTAACTTCCATAAGCGGCGGTATTTACAGTTTTGTAGACAATAACGTAAGCGATCTGCACACAAAATACCTTGCCAAGATCTACGGCGTCGAGGGAAGCTATGCGCAGACTTACGCCGAGTCGTATCCGACAAAGTTTATATTTGTTCCGATAGGCGCTCCCATCGTTCACGGAGTCGAAGACGGCGCGACCTACGACCTCTATGAAGCGCCCGTTTCAGCGACGTGGGAAAACGGACACATCGGATACCTCAACGGCGAAGCGTGCTACAGACACGCCGACGTGACCGAGCCCGGCGAATACACGCTCGAAGTTATAAACGGCTACGACGAGTATAAAACGACCGTGACCTTCACGGTCGTCGATACGACGCCTCCTCCGTACACTATTGGTGATGTTGACGACGACGGAGAAGTCACGGTTACCGACGCGCTCACGGCGCTCCGCATAGCACTCGGGATCGTCGAGCCGGAGGGCTATCAGGCGGAGGCCGCCGACGTCGACAAAGACGGCGAAGTGACAGTTTCCGACGTGCTCCGCATCCTTCGCGTCGCCGCGAAGATTGACGCTCCCTTTGAACAATAA
- a CDS encoding carbohydrate binding domain-containing protein, producing the protein MKTGIKRILAALIAFTMIATLCAVSLPAAAKTTGDNLIVNGGFEDGTDGWLIYSGTTLSTEAHTGSNALSLFGSNKYEKVARQTGIALEANKDYTFTFWAKVASNSAQGASKGFHMYIMDKSGATKIGTVYFGLTSDWREYTVDFNSGDFTECYINISTPSAPDGGIAVIDDLVMQKVEDPDTAMIKNGGFENATIDPWLVYSETALTAEAHEGAKALCLKAPAGSANYTKVARQNGIAIEANKDYVFTFWAKAASDNTGTKGYHAYVFGDSSNRLAQNSIAVTTEWMQYTIEFNSGDFTSCFINFSTGSSPDGTALIIDDLFMEEKVVVDDAMIKNGGFENATIDPWLIYSETALTTEAHEGSKALCLKVPAGSGNYTKVARQEGIALNANTDYTFTFWAKAASDNTGTKGYHAYVFGNSSNKLADNSFSPTAEWRQYTIEFNSGDFTSCYINFSTGSSPDGTAIVIDDLFMEEKVVVDAAIIKNGGFENAAIDPWEIFNGSAITSDAHTGSKALILSGSSYYAKVARQMGLKIEPNTDYVYTFWAKAAETSTGAKPYHAYVFGGSSGQDNKFTDKTIDITNDWTLYTVRFNSGDFTECYIHFSAGSSPDGSAVVVDDFAMEVSADTTLVKNGNFEAATVDPWTLYENTAVTVDAHSGEKALCLLATGSYAKAARQSGITIKPNTDYILSFWAKGDQTAQGSKGYHAGVYDAGGTKIVSEYIAIPSEWTFHTISFNSGDVTSCYINFSASSSPDGAGMIIDDVVLEEKPDEILIRNGGFEENGYSPWTTGGTTALSDVAHEGGHSLRLMGSSYYQSVAKQTGLILTKNTEYILIFWAKWDSEAGGTKQYHSYVFGDKEKLCSNSIALTDEWRRYAIAFNSGDYSDWYVNFSAGSSPDGSAIYIDDVEIIHRDGSGYFGEYPEQLVEGADIRIVSFNVLVAQEDFSWSPWVIGERPEKFKAFIDYYKPDVVGLQECSEKWHEGINRLLSDTYEFLNPDFGGQAGMNCSPIIYDKTKLRVIASEVYSYTIGNSPRFRLIDIGVFERISDGRRFIVSSTHLDPGWDDDDHTEQRNIQAGELVVKAREYINRWNCPFISTGDMNCPAGDIPYNTIVNSGVFVDADDHPDPGVVDHIFHTVGTECLFTARVTDADLQGTSDHYPLIGDFKLTAMPQITGIEVTAPEKVEYVEGREELDLSGGKVTVTYDNGSSEEVDLTAEMVDGFDNTVVGSQTLTVTYNGFTDTFDVTIIAYVLIGDIDGDDEVTVADALAALRMAVGLADQPEGDALAVADVDGDGAVTVSDALRILRIAAGIANR; encoded by the coding sequence ATGAAAACCGGCATCAAAAGAATCCTTGCGGCGCTTATTGCGTTCACTATGATCGCAACGCTTTGCGCCGTGTCGCTGCCTGCGGCGGCGAAGACCACCGGCGATAACCTTATCGTCAACGGCGGTTTTGAAGACGGCACGGACGGATGGCTCATCTATTCCGGCACGACGCTGTCTACCGAAGCGCATACCGGCAGCAACGCGTTGAGTCTTTTCGGCTCAAACAAATACGAAAAGGTAGCCAGACAGACCGGTATCGCTCTTGAGGCGAATAAGGATTACACCTTTACCTTCTGGGCGAAGGTCGCGTCGAATTCCGCCCAGGGCGCTTCCAAGGGTTTCCATATGTATATTATGGATAAAAGCGGCGCTACCAAGATAGGAACCGTTTATTTCGGCCTTACCTCCGATTGGAGAGAATACACGGTCGATTTCAACAGCGGCGATTTTACCGAGTGCTATATCAATATATCCACTCCCAGCGCGCCGGACGGCGGTATCGCCGTTATTGACGACCTCGTTATGCAGAAGGTCGAGGATCCCGACACCGCCATGATCAAGAACGGCGGCTTCGAGAACGCCACCATCGATCCGTGGCTCGTTTATTCCGAAACCGCGCTCACTGCGGAAGCGCACGAGGGCGCCAAGGCGCTCTGCCTTAAAGCTCCCGCCGGCTCCGCGAACTACACCAAGGTCGCCAGACAGAACGGCATAGCTATCGAGGCGAATAAGGACTACGTTTTCACCTTCTGGGCGAAGGCGGCTTCCGACAACACCGGAACGAAGGGCTATCACGCCTACGTTTTCGGCGACAGCAGCAACAGACTTGCGCAGAACTCCATCGCCGTAACTACCGAGTGGATGCAGTACACCATTGAGTTCAACAGCGGCGATTTCACTTCCTGCTTCATAAACTTCTCGACCGGCAGCTCGCCCGACGGCACCGCGCTTATCATAGACGATCTGTTTATGGAAGAGAAGGTCGTCGTTGACGACGCGATGATTAAGAACGGCGGTTTTGAGAACGCCACCATCGATCCGTGGCTCATTTATTCCGAAACCGCGCTCACTACCGAAGCGCACGAGGGAAGCAAAGCGCTCTGCCTGAAGGTGCCTGCCGGATCCGGCAACTACACAAAGGTTGCAAGGCAAGAAGGCATCGCCCTTAATGCAAATACGGACTACACATTCACTTTCTGGGCGAAGGCGGCTTCCGACAACACCGGTACGAAGGGCTACCACGCCTACGTTTTCGGCAACAGCAGCAACAAGCTTGCTGATAATTCTTTCTCTCCCACTGCTGAATGGAGGCAGTATACCATTGAGTTCAACAGCGGAGATTTTACTTCCTGCTATATCAATTTCTCGACCGGCAGCTCGCCGGACGGCACTGCTATCGTCATCGATGATCTGTTTATGGAAGAGAAGGTCGTTGTCGATGCAGCTATAATCAAAAACGGCGGTTTTGAGAACGCCGCCATCGACCCGTGGGAAATCTTCAACGGCAGCGCGATAACTTCCGACGCTCATACCGGAAGCAAGGCGCTGATCCTCTCCGGCTCATCTTATTATGCGAAGGTTGCCAGGCAGATGGGATTGAAGATTGAGCCGAATACCGATTATGTTTACACCTTCTGGGCAAAAGCCGCCGAGACCAGCACCGGAGCAAAGCCATATCACGCCTACGTTTTCGGCGGAAGCTCCGGACAGGATAACAAGTTTACCGACAAGACGATAGATATCACTAATGATTGGACACTCTATACCGTCAGATTCAACAGCGGTGACTTTACCGAGTGTTACATCCATTTTTCAGCCGGCAGCTCGCCCGACGGCAGCGCCGTGGTAGTTGATGATTTTGCTATGGAAGTTTCTGCAGACACAACGCTTGTTAAGAACGGCAACTTTGAAGCCGCGACCGTAGACCCCTGGACGCTTTACGAGAACACCGCAGTCACCGTGGACGCTCATTCGGGCGAAAAGGCGCTTTGCCTTCTCGCTACGGGTTCATATGCTAAAGCCGCAAGGCAGAGCGGCATCACCATAAAGCCGAACACCGATTATATCCTTTCCTTCTGGGCGAAGGGCGATCAGACCGCCCAGGGCTCGAAGGGATACCACGCCGGAGTTTATGACGCGGGCGGAACCAAGATCGTGAGCGAGTACATAGCGATACCTTCTGAGTGGACTTTCCACACAATTTCATTTAACAGCGGCGACGTTACTTCCTGCTATATCAACTTCTCCGCCTCCAGCTCGCCCGACGGAGCCGGTATGATAATCGATGACGTCGTACTTGAAGAGAAGCCCGACGAGATACTTATTAGAAACGGCGGATTTGAAGAGAACGGATACTCTCCCTGGACCACCGGCGGCACGACCGCTCTCAGCGACGTTGCTCACGAAGGCGGACATTCGCTTCGCCTAATGGGCAGCAGCTACTATCAGAGCGTTGCCAAGCAGACCGGTCTGATTCTCACAAAGAACACCGAATACATCTTGATCTTCTGGGCGAAGTGGGACTCCGAAGCCGGCGGAACGAAGCAGTATCACAGCTACGTTTTCGGCGACAAGGAGAAGCTTTGTTCCAATTCGATAGCGTTGACTGACGAATGGAGACGCTATGCCATCGCATTCAACAGCGGCGACTATTCCGACTGGTACGTCAACTTCTCCGCGGGCAGCTCCCCCGACGGCAGCGCCATATATATCGACGACGTTGAGATCATTCACAGAGACGGCAGCGGTTATTTCGGCGAATACCCCGAGCAGCTCGTTGAAGGCGCCGATATCAGAATAGTATCTTTCAATGTGCTCGTTGCACAGGAAGACTTCAGTTGGAGCCCCTGGGTGATCGGCGAAAGACCTGAGAAGTTCAAGGCGTTTATCGATTACTACAAGCCCGACGTCGTCGGTCTGCAGGAATGCTCCGAGAAGTGGCACGAGGGCATCAACCGTCTGCTCAGCGATACCTACGAGTTCCTCAACCCCGATTTCGGCGGTCAGGCAGGTATGAACTGCAGCCCGATTATATATGACAAGACCAAGCTCCGCGTTATCGCGAGCGAAGTCTATTCCTACACGATAGGCAACAGCCCGAGATTCCGCCTTATCGACATCGGCGTTTTCGAGCGCATCAGCGACGGCAGAAGATTCATAGTCAGCTCTACGCACCTCGATCCGGGCTGGGACGACGACGATCACACCGAGCAAAGAAACATTCAGGCGGGTGAGCTCGTCGTTAAGGCGAGAGAATATATCAACCGGTGGAACTGCCCCTTCATTTCCACCGGTGATATGAACTGCCCGGCCGGCGATATTCCTTATAATACTATCGTGAACAGCGGAGTATTTGTCGACGCCGACGATCATCCGGATCCCGGCGTTGTCGACCACATCTTCCACACCGTAGGCACCGAATGCCTTTTCACCGCGCGCGTGACCGACGCTGACCTCCAGGGAACGTCCGATCACTATCCGCTCATCGGCGATTTCAAATTGACCGCAATGCCGCAGATCACCGGCATCGAAGTTACCGCGCCCGAAAAGGTAGAATACGTTGAGGGCAGGGAAGAGCTCGACCTGTCCGGCGGAAAGGTAACGGTCACTTACGATAACGGTTCATCCGAAGAAGTCGATCTCACGGCTGAAATGGTCGATGGCTTTGATAACACCGTCGTAGGATCGCAGACACTGACTGTTACCTATAACGGATTCACCGACACCTTTGACGTCACGATAATCGCCTACGTGCTCATCGGTGACATAGACGGCGACGATGAAGTTACCGTTGCGGACGCTCTTGCCGCACTCCGTATGGCTGTCGGTCTTGCCGATCAACCGGAAGGAGATGCGCTCGCCGTTGCCGACGTTGACGGCGACGGTGCCGTGACAGTTTCCGACGCTTTGAGGATTCTGCGAATTGCCGCGGGCATAGCAAACAGATAA
- a CDS encoding endonuclease/exonuclease/phosphatase family protein, which translates to MSYNLLVDNDDYDWGTPLGDRPSGAVEYILRVRPDVIGIQEASRGWYSAFRKQLKEEYDFVEPDFGDITDGSCTGLMFDVKKLRLIASEQYIYSVSNNERMRLIDVGVFERISDGKRFAVSSTHLDSEYPGDRTAERLVQIDELIGVAKRFVEEYGCPYISTGDMNITPDKPEYKALTENGVFSDADAAPLPHVVDHIFHTSGAKSLGVTLGDDESVKGASDHLPLYADFNLE; encoded by the coding sequence ATGTCTTATAACCTGCTCGTAGACAACGACGACTACGATTGGGGCACCCCTTTGGGCGATCGTCCGAGCGGCGCGGTCGAGTATATCCTGCGCGTCAGACCGGACGTTATCGGCATCCAGGAGGCAAGCCGCGGCTGGTATTCGGCGTTCAGAAAACAGCTTAAAGAAGAATACGATTTCGTAGAGCCGGACTTCGGCGACATTACGGACGGCAGCTGCACCGGTTTGATGTTCGACGTGAAAAAACTCCGCCTTATTGCGAGCGAACAGTATATCTATTCCGTTTCAAACAACGAGCGTATGCGTCTTATCGACGTCGGCGTTTTCGAGCGTATATCCGACGGTAAGCGTTTTGCCGTTTCGAGCACGCATCTCGATTCGGAGTACCCGGGCGACAGGACCGCCGAACGCCTCGTGCAGATCGATGAGCTCATCGGGGTCGCAAAGCGTTTCGTTGAGGAATACGGTTGCCCGTATATCTCCACCGGCGATATGAACATAACGCCGGATAAGCCCGAATACAAAGCTCTGACGGAAAACGGAGTTTTCAGCGACGCCGATGCCGCTCCGCTTCCGCACGTCGTCGATCACATCTTTCACACCTCCGGCGCGAAATCGCTCGGCGTCACGCTCGGCGACGACGAGAGCGTCAAAGGCGCTTCGGACCACCTTCCTTTATACGCCGATTTCAATTTGGAATAA